The genomic interval ACGCGCACATTGCAGTCGGCCAGGATATGGGCGACCTGCTCGGGTTTCAGCTGCGGATTGACGGGCACGAACACGGCGCCGGCGGCGGCCGCGCCGAACATGGCGGCGACATTCTCGACGCGCTTTTTCGGGGAACACGGCAACGCTCGCGCGCGCGGCTGCACACCGGCGTCGACCAGGGCCCCGGCGGCCTGCATCACCGCGCCGGCGAGCGCCGCATAGTCGAGGCGCTGGGCGCCATGCACCAGCGCCTCGGCGGCTGGCGTGCGGCGTGCGGAATCGAAGAGGAAGTCGTGGATCAGGTCAGCCATAGTCAAGTCGTTCACGGTAGCGGCGGAGCGTAGCCAGAATCGGCGCCACGCAGCCCGCAATCTTAACAGCTTGCAGCATCCTGGCGCGCTGCAGCACGGTCACGAACATTTGGTTTTCGACATGTCTCGTGGCAAATTATTCAACGCCGGGTTTATACTGGTTCCATGCTTGCGAATCCGCTTCCCGTACGGCCCGTCATTCCCCTGGCACCCATCCTCTCCGCGTCCTCGTTCCGGCGCGCTGGCGGTGCGCGGGCAGCGACCGTGCTCGATGCGGGAGAATACCGCCTGGTGACGAGCGGGCGGGTGGCGATCGGCCTGGCCCTGCGCGAAATCGGCGTCAAGGAAGGCGAGACCGTGCTGGTGCCCGCCTACCACAGCCCCTCGATGATCCCGCCCGTGCTCTGGCGCGGCGCCCAGCCCGTGTTCTACCGGGTGGGCGCGGACGGCGCAGCCGACCTGGCCGACCTGGCGGCGAAGATCACGGCGAATACGCGCGCGCTGATGGTCACCCATTACTTCGGGTTCCCCCGGAGATGGCGCCGATCCGCGCGCTCTGCGACGCGCGCGGCATCGCCCTGATCGAGGACTGCGCCCACTGCTTCATCGGCGAAGCGGGCGGCCGTCCGGTCGGCGCCTGGGGCGATTATGCGATTGCCAGCAGCATGAAATTCCTGCCGATCTATGAGGGCGGCGCCCCGGTATCGGCGCACCATCGCCTCGACGGCGTCGCGCTGCGCTCGGCCGGTGCCGGCTTTGAAGCGAAAGTCGCGCTCACCTCGCTCGAAAAAGGGTTTTGCGTATGGCCGCCTGCCGGCCGTGCGCGCGCGGTCCTGTGGCTGCCGCTGCGCGCCAAAGGCGCTCTCTGGAGCCTCGTGAAACGCCGCCGCGGGACGGCAGCTGCGCCCGCGCTGGCGCCCGACTCGTCGGATAGCAGCTTCAATTTCGACCCGCGCTGGCTCGACAAGCGCTCCTCGCTGTTTGCGCGCGCCATGCTGCGGCTGGCGTCCCCCACGCGCATCCGCGCACTGCGCCGCCGCCATTACGCACAGCTCGACGACGCGGTGCGCGGCCTGCCTGGCGTGCGGCCCCTGCACCCGCGCCTGCCCGAGGGTGCCTGCCCTTGGGTGTTCCCGCTGCTGGTTGACGACCCGGAAGCCCTGTTCGCGCGCCTGAAGGCGCTGGGCGTGCCGCTGACCCGCTTTGGCCAGCCGCAGTGGGCCGGCGTGGACGCCACTACCTGCGCCAACAGCGCGATGCTGGCGCGCCGGTGCTGGCGCTGCCCTGCCACCGGGAGCTGCGCCCCGGTGAAATCGACTGGCTGGCGGCGCGCCTGCGCGAGGCGGTCCTCGCATGAGCTGGACCCTGTACCCGGCGCGCGACTTCCCACGCCATATCGAGACCTGGACGGGTCTGCACGCCACCCTCGGCCCGCGCCACGCGACGGTGCTGCTGTCGGCGCCATTCGTCGCGCCCTTGGTCGCCCAGTTCGGGCGCGAAGGCGACCTGCTGGCCTGCTGGCGCCAGGGCGGCACGGTTCGGGCGATGGCGATCGTGCGCCCTGGCCGGCGCGGCGCCTGGGCCACCTTCCAGCCGGCGCAGGCGCCCATCGGCCTGTGGCTGCAACAGGAGGGGCTCGATACCGAACGGCTGGCGCGCGCCCTGCTTGGCGCCCTGCCCGGCTTTCCGCTGATCCCGGCGCTGACGCAAATGGACCCGTATCTCGCGCCGCGGCCCGCCGATGGCCCCTGCACCCGCACGCTCGACTACATCGACACCGCGCGCGTGACTGTACGGGGCAGCTTCGACGATTACTGGAATGCGCGTGGCAAGAACCTGCGCGGCAACCTGAAGAAGCAGCGCGCACGGCTGGAACGCGAAGGCGTCGCCACCCGCATGGAGGTCGAGCGCCAGCCGGGCGCCATGGCGCAGATGGTAGCGGACTACGCGCGCCTGGAAAGCGCCGGCTGGAAAGGCGCCGAAGGCACGGCGGTGCGGGCCGACAATGCGCAGGGGCGCTACTATCACGCCATGCTGGAAAACCTGGCCGCCCAGGGCAAGGCCGGCGTCTACCGCTATTATTTCGACGAGCAGCTGGTGGCCATGGATTTGTGCGTCGAGGATGGCGAAAGCATCGTCGTGCTCAAGACGGCCTACGACGAGAGCGTGCCCTCGAACCTGTCGCCGACCCTGCTCATGCGCGAGGAAGCGACGCGCGCCCTGTTTAACGAAGGGCGCCTCGAGCGCATCGAGTTCTACGGCCGCGTGATGGAATGGCATACGCGCTGGACGGAGGAGGTACGTACTATGTACCATGTCAATTATTACCGCTGGCCGGGGCTGGGCCGTCTGCACACCCTGCTCGATGCGCGCAACCGCCCGGCCCAACAACCGACGACGAGCCTATGAAGTACCTTGAAGAAGTCAAGAATATCCTGATCGACGTGCTGAACCTGGGCGAATCAAGCCAGGCGCTCGACGCCGATTCGCCGCTGCTGGGCAGCCTGCCCGAACTCGATTCGATGGCCGTGGTCACCCTGATCGGCGCACTGGAAGAGCATTTCGGCATCGCCGTCGACGACGACGACATCAGCGCCAGCACCTTCGCCACCCTCGGCAGCCTGGCCGCGTTCGTTGCCGAGCGCGCCGACTAGGTGAACCAGCCCGTGAACGAGCCCGCCCGCGCGCCTGCCGACGCTTTTTTCCTCGACACGCAGGGCGGCCGGCGCTTCTGCCTGTACCACGCGCCCATCGGCGAATGCCGCGGCGCGCTGGTGTACGTGCATCCGTTCGCCGAGGAGATGAACCGGTCGCGGCGCATGGCGGCATTGCAGGCGCGCGCCCTGGCCGCACGCGGCATCGGCGTCCTGCAGCTCGACCTGCACGGCTGCGGCGACAGCGTTGGTGACTTCGGCGACGCCACCGGGATGGCTGGCTGCGCGACATCGCATTCGCGCGCGCCTGGATCGAAGAAAAGCTGGGCCGCACGGCTGGCCTGTGGGGACTGCGCCTGGGCGCTCTGCTGGCGGTTTGCCACGCCCAGCGCGCGGCCGTTCCGCCGGAACGTTTGCTGCTGTGGCAACCGGTGACGAACGGCTCGGGCTACCTGAACCAGTTCCTGCGCCTGCGCCTGGCGGGCGAACTGCTGCAGGGCGGCAGCGACAGCGGCGGCACCGAAGCCCTGCGCGAAGCGCTGGCCGCCGGCGAGTCGATCGAGATCGCCGGCTACCTGCTCCATCCCGACCTGGCACGCGGCATCGACGCGGCCGATGCGCGCGCGCTCGGCCCACGCTGCCCCATCCAGTGGTTCGAAGTCGTGGCAAGCGAAGGCCGTGCGCTGCCGCCGGCGGTGCAGCGCGTGGCCGACACCGGCGCCTGCAAGGCAGCCGGGTCGAGGTCGGCCAGGTGGCGGGGCCGCAGTTCTGGGCCGCGCCGGAAACCGTCGACTGCCCCGCCCTGCTGGCAGCGACCAGCCTCTGTTTCGAAAGCCGTGCCGATGCCTGACGAACGTGCCCTCGTTTTCCCCTGCCGCGGCGCCTGGTTGTACGGCGTCCTGAGCCTGCCCGCGCAGCCGGCGGCCGCGCCCGCGCGCGCGGCGTGCTGGTCGTCGTCGGCGGCCCGCAGTACCGCGCCGGCAGCCATCGCCAGTTCACCCTGCTCGCGCGCGACCTGGCCGATGCCGGCATTCCGGCGCTGCGCTTCGACTACCGCGGCATGGGCGACAGCGAGGGCGACTTGCAAACCTTCGAGCACGTCGAAGACGACCTGCGCGCGGCGATCGACCGCTTCTTCCTCGAAGTGCCCGGGATGCGCGAAGTGGTGCTGTGGGGCCTGTGCGATGGCGCCTCGGCGGCGGCCATGTACGCACCACAGGATGCGCGCGTGTCGGGCCTCGTGCTGCTGAACCCCGGGTACGCACCGAGGCGGGCGCCGCGCGCGCCACCATCAAGCATTACTACCGGGCGCGCCTGTTCGACGCGCGGCTGTGGAAAAAGATCGCCAGCGGCGGCTTCGATGCGAAAGCCTCGCTGCGCGGGCTGTGGCAGGACGCGCGCAAGGCCTTGACGGCAAAGCCTGCCACCGATGCTGCGGCCCCGGGGCCGACGCACCGCTGCCGGCGCGCATGGAAGCGGCACTGACCCGCTTCGGCGGACGGGTACTCGTCGTGCTGAGCGGCGCCGACCTGACAGCGCAGGAATTCGCCGACCTCTCGAACCGTTTCGGGTCCTGGCAGCGCCTGATGGCGGCGCCGCGCATCACGCGCCAGAAGATCGACAAGGCCGACCACACCTTCTCGCGCCGGCCCTGGCAGGACCAGGTGTCTGGCTGGACGCGCGACTGGCTGCGCTCCTGGTAAGCCAGCTTCGTACGCCACCACATGATGTCCGACTGCCACGAAGAAGACGAGAGCGACTACCTGGACGACAAATTCGGCTACGTCTGCACCCAGGCTTGCGGCCGGGCCGGCGTGCCGCGCCGCCTCGATGCGTTCTACCCGTGCTGGCGGGCCGCCATTCACTGCACACCAACGGACTGGAGCACCACATGAAACGCGTCACCGGCATCGGCGGTATCTTCTTCCACGCGCAAGACCCGGCTGCCCTGCGCGCCGGGTATGCGCGCCACCTCGGCATCGAGGTCCTGGCCTGGGGCGGCGCCGCCCTTCCACCCAGCGCCGGCCATACGATCTGGTCGATCAATGCCGCCGAGGATGGCGGCTTCGCACCAGGCCGCGCGTCCTTCATGATCAACTACCGCGTCGACGACCTCGACGCGCTGCTGGCGGCGCTGCGCAGCGAAGGCTGCCAGGTGCTCGACGAGACCAGCGACTCGGAATACGGCAAGTTCGGCTGGGTCATCGATCCCGAAGGCAACAAGGTCGAACTCTGGGAGCCGCCGGCGGGGCAGTAAGCAGCGAAGGCCCCTTCACCGCGCTCGAATGAACCCGGTTCCTGCCAGTTGGCGGCCGCACGCCGCCAACTGGCGCAGACCACGCCAACCAGAACATCCGCCCCTTGGGGTGAGCCTTATTCGGCGCGCAGGCAGGCGCGGAAATCGTCGAAGGCGCCATGGCTTGCCTCTGCGCCGCGCAGGCCGCCGCACAGGTCGGTGCTGCCTGGCGCCGCCGCACGGCGCGGCGCACCGGCGTGCCAGCGCAGGTCGAGCCGGCCTGGCGCGAAGAACAGATCGCGCTGCGGGTGGCGCCCGACGTACAGCCAGGCGATCGCGCTAGCGAGGTTGTCGCCAGGGTGGACGCTGCCGCCGTCGTCGCTGCGGATCGGACCGTCGACCAGGTTGCCATCGACGGTGGCGCTGCTGGTCGGGAAGCGCACCTGCACCCCGGCCGTGTCGAGCAGGGTGTTGTCCACTATCCGCGTGTTCGCTGCGCTGTTGAGGTAGATGCCGACATCGGAACAGCCGGCCACCAGGTTGGCGCGCAGGGTGCCGCCGTCATGCTCGGTGATGCAGCGCCCGTCGCGGCAATAGCGCTTGCCGGTGCCGCCGCCGCCAAACGAGATGCCGACCCGCTGCCCCGGCTGGCCGGCCAGGCGCGCTTCGCACAGCACCACGTTGCGCTCGATGAGGGTGCGTTCGGCGCCGCCCTTGGCGAACACGCCATAGCTGATGCGGTCGCCGCCGGCCTTGACAAAGTCCCTGGACCAGGTTGGCGCGGATGACCCAGTCGCTGGCCGCGACCAGGTCGATCGGCGTGACGGGACCACCGGTGCGCCGCGGTGCCGCATTGGTCAGCGTGTTCGCTTCGATCAGGCCGAAGTCGGGGAACTGGCCGCGCAGGCCGTTGATTTTAATGTGGGCGTGGAAGTCGCGCAGCGTGTTGTTGCGGGCGACAAAATGCTGGGCGGCGCCGACCACGTGGAAGGCATGCTGGCAGCTGTCGCGGCGGCAGGCGCCGCGGATGTCCAGGTTTTCGAATTGCCAGTGCGGTGCCGTGACGACAAACCCTTCGGCGGCATCGAACGCGATGCGTACCGTGCCCGGACTCTCCGCGCGCACCACGATCGGAGCGGCAGCGCTGCCGGCACGGCTGGCGTACAGGTTGCCGCGCACAGCATAGTCGCCGGGCAGGAAGGTGATGACGTCGCCCGGTGCGGCTGTGGCGAAAGCGCGCCGCGCTTCTTCGCTGGAAGCCACCTCGCGTATGGCACCTGCGGGAGCGGGGCTGCTTGCCGGCTGCGCGCCCAGCACCAGCGGCGGCGGCGTGAACGGCGCAATGTTGCCGCGGTCGAGCCGCAGCAGGGTTGCGGCGGCGGCGCGGCCCGCGCCTTCGATGAAAGGGTTGTGGCCACCAGTGCGCTTGAGAAGATAAGGGGCCAGCGCGCGCGGCGTGGCCCCTTCGGACTGCAGGTAGACCAGGGCACCACCGCCAGCCGCCGCCAGCAGCAGCGGCAGGGCCAGCAGGCGCGCCAGCTTCATGCAGCGGTCTTGATGTTGTGACGGCTCATCAGGTCGTACATGGTCGGGCGGCTGATGCCGAGGATTTCGGAGGCCTTGACGATGTTGCCGTCGACGCGAGCCAGCGCTTTCACGATGGCCTTGTACTCGGCCTCGTCGCGCACCTGCCGCAGGTTGATCGGCTCTTCTTCCAGGCCCTCGCCCGGCAGGCCGAGGTCGTCGGCGACGATGGTGTTCCCGTCGGCCATGATCACCGCGCGCTTGATGTAGTTTTCCATCTCGCGCACATTGCCCGGCCAGTTGTAGGCTTCGATGGCGGCGATCGCGTCCGGCGCGAAGTGCAGCGAACCGCGCGACTCCTGGGCGCAGAATTTATTCTTGAAGTGATGCGCCAGCAGGGCGGCGTCGCCTTCGCGCTCGCGCAGCGGCGGAATGGTCACCACGATTTCGGACAGGCGGTAATACAAGTCTTCGCGGAAGCGCCCTTGGGCGCACAGCTCCTTGAGTTTCTGGTGGGTCGCGCAGACGATGCGCACGTCCACCGGAATCTCTTCGTGGCCGCCGATGCGCTCAATCACGCGCTCCTGCAGGAAGCGCAGCAACTTGGCTTGCAGCGGCATCGGCAAATCTCCTACTTCGTCGAGGAAGAAGGTGCCGCCATGGGCCAGTTCGACCTTGCCCTTGGTCTGCTTGGCCGCGCCGGTAAAGGCGCCCTTCTCGTAGCCGAACAATTCGCTCTCGAGCAGGTTTTCCGGAATGGCCGCGCAGTTGATCGCCATGAAGCGCTCTTTCGCCCGCGGCGAGAGGGCGTGGACGGCGCGCGCCAGCACTTCTTTACCCGTACCCGATTCGCCCAGCAGCATGACGGAAGCGGAGGTCGGCGCGACCTTTTCCACGTTGCGGCAGATCTTCAGCATCGAGGGCGCGCGCGAGATCACGCCCGACATCGGCGAGTCGGCCTGCTGCTGTTGCATGCGGCGGTTTTCCTGCTGCAGTTCGTGCAGGAAGAAGGCGCGCTGGATCACCAGGTTCAGCACTTCCGGGTCGCAGGGCTTCTGGTGGAAGTCGTAGGCACCGAGGCCGATCGCCTTGACGGCGTTGGCATGGTCCTGGTTGCCGGTCAGGACGATCACGCGCGTGTCCGGCGCCAGGGCCAGGATCTGCTGCAGGGTCGCCAGGCCCTCGGTCGAGCCGTCCGGGTCGGGCGGCAGGCCCAGGTCCATCGTCACCACCGCCGGCTCATGGCGGCGGATCTGCGCCAGCGCCGCTTCGCGATCGCCGGCGACGACGACTTCATAGGCGTCCAGGCTCCACTTCAGCTGCTTTTGCAGGCCGGGGTCGTCTTCGATGATCAGGAGTTTCTGCTTGTTCTGTGTCACGGTAATCCTCGGGTCAAGCTGCCCGTTCGGCGAGCAGCGCATCCTGCTGGTACAGCGGCAGGATGACTTTGAAAGTGGTGCCGAGCGTCGGCTGGCTGGATACTTCCAGGCGGCCGCCCAGCTCATGAATGTATTCGCGGCTCTCGAAGACGCCGATGCCCATGCCGGCCGACTTGGTCGACTCGAAGGGCTTGAAGAGGCGCTCGCGGATGAATTCCTCGCTCATGCCTTCGCCGGTGTCGGTGATCTCGATCTGCACGGCTTCGCCCACGCGCGTGAGCGCAATGCGCACGCTGCCTTCCTTCGGCGTGGCCTCGATCGCGTTCTGGATCAGGTGGCCGACGACG from Massilia sp. Se16.2.3 carries:
- a CDS encoding VOC family protein, with translation MKRVTGIGGIFFHAQDPAALRAGYARHLGIEVLAWGGAALPPSAGHTIWSINAAEDGGFAPGRASFMINYRVDDLDALLAALRSEGCQVLDETSDSEYGKFGWVIDPEGNKVELWEPPAGQ
- a CDS encoding acyl carrier protein is translated as MKYLEEVKNILIDVLNLGESSQALDADSPLLGSLPELDSMAVVTLIGALEEHFGIAVDDDDISASTFATLGSLAAFVAERAD
- the prsR gene encoding PEP-CTERM-box response regulator transcription factor, which encodes MTQNKQKLLIIEDDPGLQKQLKWSLDAYEVVVAGDREAALAQIRRHEPAVVTMDLGLPPDPDGSTEGLATLQQILALAPDTRVIVLTGNQDHANAVKAIGLGAYDFHQKPCDPEVLNLVIQRAFFLHELQQENRRMQQQQADSPMSGVISRAPSMLKICRNVEKVAPTSASVMLLGESGTGKEVLARAVHALSPRAKERFMAINCAAIPENLLESELFGYEKGAFTGAAKQTKGKVELAHGGTFFLDEVGDLPMPLQAKLLRFLQERVIERIGGHEEIPVDVRIVCATHQKLKELCAQGRFREDLYYRLSEIVVTIPPLREREGDAALLAHHFKNKFCAQESRGSLHFAPDAIAAIEAYNWPGNVREMENYIKRAVIMADGNTIVADDLGLPGEGLEEEPINLRQVRDEAEYKAIVKALARVDGNIVKASEILGISRPTMYDLMSRHNIKTAA
- a CDS encoding GNAT family N-acetyltransferase, with translation MSWTLYPARDFPRHIETWTGLHATLGPRHATVLLSAPFVAPLVAQFGREGDLLACWRQGGTVRAMAIVRPGRRGAWATFQPAQAPIGLWLQQEGLDTERLARALLGALPGFPLIPALTQMDPYLAPRPADGPCTRTLDYIDTARVTVRGSFDDYWNARGKNLRGNLKKQRARLEREGVATRMEVERQPGAMAQMVADYARLESAGWKGAEGTAVRADNAQGRYYHAMLENLAAQGKAGVYRYYFDEQLVAMDLCVEDGESIVVLKTAYDESVPSNLSPTLLMREEATRALFNEGRLERIEFYGRVMEWHTRWTEEVRTMYHVNYYRWPGLGRLHTLLDARNRPAQQPTTSL
- a CDS encoding hydrolase 1, exosortase A system-associated encodes the protein MLVVVGGPQYRAGSHRQFTLLARDLADAGIPALRFDYRGMGDSEGDLQTFEHVEDDLRAAIDRFFLEVPGMREVVLWGLCDGASAAAMYAPQDARVSGLVLLNPGYAPRRAPRAPPSSITTGRACSTRGCGKRSPAAASMRKPRCAGCGRTRARP
- a CDS encoding DegT/DnrJ/EryC1/StrS family aminotransferase, with the translated sequence MLANPLPVRPVIPLAPILSASSFRRAGGARAATVLDAGEYRLVTSGRVAIGLALREIGVKEGETVLVPAYHSPSMIPPVLWRGAQPVFYRVGADGAADLADLAAKITANTRALMVTHYFGFPRRWRRSARSATRAASP
- a CDS encoding AMP-binding protein, whose amino-acid sequence is MNDLTMADLIHDFLFDSARRTPAAEALVHGAQRLDYAALAGAVMQAAGALVDAGVQPRARALPCSPKKRVENVAAMFGAAAAGAVFVPVNPQLKPEQVAHILADCNVRVLLTSPERLAQLGAALDACPDLRSVFVTGGADINGARAGKRPSAR
- a CDS encoding right-handed parallel beta-helix repeat-containing protein: MLCEARLAGQPGQRVGISFGGGGTGKRYCRDGRCITEHDGGTLRANLVAGCSDVGIYLNSAANTRIVDNTLLDTAGVQVRFPTSSATVDGNLVDGPIRSDDGGSVHPGDNLASAIAWLYVGRHPQRDLFFAPGRLDLRWHAGAPRRAAAPGSTDLCGGLRGAEASHGAFDDFRACLRAE